From Pseudomonas sp. stari2:
TGATGCGCAGCGAGTAAATCGCCGCGCAATAAAAGCTTTGTAGTCTGTAACGCGTAATACGCCGGTCAGTTGGTGACGGACCGGCGGATTTTTTCATGTATGATACGCGCCCCATTTCGTTGCCCGACTGTCCGAGAACACCCCATGCAGCTCTCTTCGCTCACTGCGGTTTCCCCTGTTGACGGCCGCTACGCCGGCAAAACCCAGGCCCTGCGCCCGATTTTCAGCGAGTACGGCCTGATCCGTGCCCGCGTTCTGGTTGAAGTGCGCTGGCTCCAGCGCCTGGCCGCTCACGCCGGCATCCCGGAAGTGCCAGCCTTCTCCGCCGAAGCCAACGCCGTTCTGAACGAACTGGCCGAAAACTTCTCGCTGGAGCACGCCGAGCGCGTAAAAGAGATCGAGCGCACCACCAACCACGACGTGAAAGCGATCGAGTACCTGCTCAAGGAGCAGGCGGCCAAGCTGCCGGAACTGGCCAAGGTCAGCGAGTTCATCCACTTCGCCTGCACCAGCGAGGACATCAACAACCTGTCCCATGCCCTGATGCTGCGCGAAGGCCGTGATGACGTGATGCTGCCGCTGATGCGCCAGACCGCCAACGCCATCCGCGAACTGGCCCTGCGCTTTGCCGACGTGCCAATGCTGTCGCGTACCCACGGTCAGCCGGCTTCGCCGACCACTCTGGGTAAAGAGCTGGCGAACGTGGTTTACCGTCTTGAGCGCCAGATCGCCCAGGTCGCTGCCGTTCCGCTGCTCGGCAAGATCAACGGCGCTGTCGGCAACTACAACGCTCACCTGTCGGCCTACCCGCAGATCGACTGGGAAGCCAACGCCCGCGCCTTCATCGAAGACGAGCTGGGCCTGGCCTTCAACCCGTACACCACGCAGATCGAGCCGCACGACTACATCGCCGAGCTGTTTGACGCCATTGCGCGCTTCAACACCATCCTGATCGACTTCGACCGTGACATCTGGGGCTACATCTCCCTGGGTTACTTCAAGCAGCGCACCATTGCCGGCGAAATCGGTTCGTCGACCATGCCGCACAAGGTCAACCCGATCGACTTCGAAAACTCCGAAGGCAATCTGGGCATCGCCAACGCGCTGTTCCAGCACCTGGCGAGCAAACTGCCGATCTCGCGCTGGCAGCGCGACCTGACCGACTCCACCGTGCTGCGTAACCTCGGTGTCGGCTTCGCCCACAGCGTGATCGCGTACGAAGCCAGCCTCAAAGGCATCAGCAAGCTAGAACTGAACGCTGAAAAAATTGCTGCCGATCTGGACGCTTGCTGGGAAGTCCTGGCCGAGCCGATCCAGACCGTAATGCGTCGCTACAACATCGAAAACCCGTACGAGAAGCTAAAAGAACTGACGCGTGGCAAGGGCATCAGCCCTGAAGCGCTGCAGACTTTCATCGATGGCCTGGACATGCCGGCCGCTGCGAAAGCCGAGCTCAAGCAACTGACTCCGGCCAACTACATCGGCAACGCTGTAGCGCAAGCCAAACGCATCTGATCGACTGCTTGACCCGTTTGAGACGCCCGGCCGCGCCGGGCGTTTTTATTCCCGTCTGAAAAATGCTTTTTTTCAATAGGTTACATATGAATCCCGATATTCCTCTTCAACTTCTGGGTGGTCTCACGGCGCGCGAATTCATGCGCGATTACTGGCAGAAAAAACCACTGCTGATCCGTCAGGCGATTCCTGATTTCGAAAGCCCGATCGACGCCGACGAACTCGCCGGCCTGGCCCTGGAAGAAGAAGTCGAATCGCGCCTGGTGATCGAGCATGGCGAGCGCCCGTGGGAACTGCGCCGCGGCCCGTTCGCCGAAGACGAATTCAGCAAACTGCCAGAGCGCGAGTGGACCTTGCTGGTGCAGGCTGTCGATCAGTTCGTGCCGGAAGTCAGCGAGCTGCTGGAGAACTTCCGCTTCTTGCCAAGCTGGCGCGTCGACGACGTGATGATCAGCTTCGCCGCCCCGGGTGGCAGCGTCGGCCCGCACTTCGACAACTACGACGTATTCCTGCTGCAAGGCCACGGCAAGCGCAACTGGAAAATCGGCCAGATGTGCGACTCCGAAAGCCCGCTGCTGCAACACGCGGACCTGCGCATCCTCGCCGAATTCCACGAGACCGAAGAGTGGGTCCTGGAACCGGGCGACATGCTCTACCTGCCGCCACGCCTGGCCCATTGCGGCGTTGCCGTCGATGACTGCATGACCTACTCGGTCGGCTTCCGCGCACCAAGCGCCGCTGAAGTGCTGACCCATTTCACCGACTTCCTCAGCCAGTTCCTGACTGACGAAGAGCGTTACACCGACGCCGATGCAAAACCGGTCAGCGATGATCCACACCAGATCCAGCACGATGCACTCGGCCGCCTGAAAGCGCTGCTCGCCGAGCACATGAGCGACGAACGCCTGCTGCTGACCTGGTTCGGCCAGTACATGACCGAGCCGCGCTATCCAGAACTGGTGGTCGGCCCGGAAGAAGTTGAGGAAGAAGACTTCCTCAACGCGCTCGAAGACGGCGCCATTCTGATCCGCAACCCGAGCGCGCGCCTGGCATGGTCGGAAGTCGATGACGATCTGCTGCTGTTCGCCAGCGGCCAGAGCCGTTACCTGCCGGGCAAGCTGCGCGAACTGCTGAAGCTGATCTGCTCCGCCGACGCCCTGCACACCGACAACCTCGGTGACTGGCTGAGCGACGAAGACGGTCGCGGTCTGCTGTGCGAACTGGTCAAACAGGGAAGCCTGGGGTTCGCCGACGATGAATAAGATTCGCGTACGTGTTGCAGACTGGCAAAAGGACAACGCCGAGATCCGCCGCATTCGCGAAACGGTGTTCATTGCCGAACAATCGGTTCCACCCGAGCTTGAGTGGGACGCCGATGACGCCACGGCGGTGCATTTCCTGGCCTTCGAAGGCGACTTTCCGATCGGCACCGCCCGCCTCTTGCCCGACGGGCATGTTGGCCGGGTCTCGGTGCTGAAGGACTGGCGCGGATTGAAGGTCGGCGATGCGCTGATGCAAGCGGTGATTGCTGAAGCGGAAGCACGGGGCCTGAAGCAGCAGATGCTTAGCGCTCAGGTGCAGGCCACGGCGTTCTATGAGCGCCTGGGCTTCAACATGGTCAGCGAGGAATTCCTGGAAGCAGGGATTCCGCATGTCGATATGGTTCGTCATTCGGCTTAAGACCGAGGCGCTCCTTTCGCGAGCAAGCTCGCTCCCACAGGTTCAGCGTCAATCCTGTGGCGGCGAGCCTGCTCGCGATAGCAGTCTCGAGAACACTCAAAACGCCCCGGTATCTCACGATGCCGGGGCGTTTTGCTGTCTACGATTCAACTTGCCCCACCCCGGGCCGACAAACTGGCAATATCAAGCCTTTCAAAAGCGGAGATAACGGACATGTCCCTACGCACCCTGCTCACCACCCTGCTGCTCGGCTGCAGTTTTTCGGTGATGGCAGCCACAGAAATCGTGCCCCTCAAGTACCACACCAGCGCCGACATGCTGCCGGTGGCTCAGGACTTCCTCGGCAAGGACGGCCAGGTCAGCGCTTATGGTAATCAACTGATCGTCAAGGCTGAACCCGGCAAGATCGAAGAACTCAAGGACCTGCTCTCGCAACTCGACACCGCGCCCAAGCGCCTGCTGATCACGGTCGACACCAACGAAAACAACGGTCGTGGCGATGAAGGCTATTCGGTCAACGGCGCGCAGACCCGCATCATCAGCCGCAGCACTGCCAGCCGTGACGGCGGCATTCAGCAGATTCAGGCCAGCGAAGGCGCGCCCGCCCTGATCCAGGTCGGCCAGAGCGTGCCGATCACCAGCAGCCAGACCAACTCCTGGGGCGATTACAGCAGCCAGACTCAATATCGCAACGTCACCCAAGGGTTTTACGTCACCGCCAGCGTCACCGGCGACACCGTTCACCTGGCAATCAGTACCAACCGTGACCGCATGAGCCAGGAACGTCCCGATGTAGTGAACGTGCAAAGCACCGACACAACCGTCACCGGACGCCTGGGCGAATGGATCACCCTGGCCGGTGTGAACCGCGAGACTCAGGCCGACAAACAGGGTCTGGCCCGCAGCTACTCGACTCAAGGCCGGGATGACATGACGTTGCGGGTGAAAGTCGACACGTTGGACTAAAGCACCGAAAACTGACTGATTAGTCGTATTAGACGAAAGATGTAGTGCTTGAAAAAAAGCACTACAAACGTTTGACGAGCCAAAAAAGCGAAGGCATGATGGCCTCGCTCCCGCTAATCAGAGGCCCTGGCAAGGGCCTTCGAAGCGATGCTCGCACCCATCCCCGCGAGCCGTTTCGTGTCTGTACCGCCCACAAGGTGTGTTTGACGAGGTTGCCGACTGGAACGAAGTTGTCCCGAGGGACGGAAGCGTAATTAGGTAACCCGGCTTTACACTGTAGTTCGCATAAAGGCCCACGACGCCCGAATGCGCCCGCCAGTTCGCCTTTACCTGCTCACTTCCCCTCGAGCCCATCGTTCATCCCGTCGCCTGCCCCGCCGAACCCGACCTGACCACCTAAGCTTCTGGTCAGCGAGCGCAAGGAATTTTCCACCGCAGAACAACTTTTCATAAAGACGCGACGAGGTTTATCTCCATGGCACTGACACGCGAACAGCAAATTGCAGCCCTTGAAAAAGACTGGGCTGAAAACCCGCGCTGGAAAGGCGTGACTCGCAATTACTCCGCTGCTGACGTCGTCCGTCTGCGTGGCTCGGTTCAACCAGAGCACACCTTTGCAAAAATGGGCGCCGAGAAGCTGTGGAACCTGGTTACCCAAGGTGCCAAGCCGTCCTTCCGCCCAGAGAAAGACTTCGTCAACTGCATGGGCGCCCTGACCGGCGGCCAGGCTGTACAGCAGGTTAAAGCCGGTATCCAGGCGATCTACCTGTCGGGCTGGCAAGTCGCTGCGGACAACAACTCCGCCGAATCGATGTACCCGGACCAGTCGCTGTACCCGGTGGACTCGGTTCCAACCGTGGTCAAGCGCATCAACAACTCGTTCCGTCGTGCCGACCAGATCCAGTGGAAAGCCGGCAAGAACCCGGGCGACGAAGGCTACATCGACTACTTCGCGCCAATCGTGGCTGACGCTGAAGCCGGTTTCGGCGGCGTACTGAACGCCTACGAGTTGATGAAGAGCATGATCGAAGCAGGCGCCGCCGGCGTTCACTTCGAAGACCAGCTGGCTTCCGTGAAGAAATGCGGCCATATGGGCGGCAAGGTTCTGGTTCCAACCCAGGAAGCCGTACAGAAGCTGACCGCTGCTCGTCTGGCTGCCGACGTTGCTGGCGTACCGACCATCATCCTGGCCCGTACCGACGCCAACGCTGCCGACCTGCTGACTTCCGACTGCGACCCGTACGACCAGCCATTCGTGACTGGCACTCGCACCCAGGAAGGCTTCTACAAGGTGCGTGCAGGTCTGGACCAGGCAATCGCCCGTGGCCTGGCCTACGCACCGTACGCCGACCTGATCTGGTGCGAAAC
This genomic window contains:
- a CDS encoding cupin domain-containing protein, with the translated sequence MNPDIPLQLLGGLTAREFMRDYWQKKPLLIRQAIPDFESPIDADELAGLALEEEVESRLVIEHGERPWELRRGPFAEDEFSKLPEREWTLLVQAVDQFVPEVSELLENFRFLPSWRVDDVMISFAAPGGSVGPHFDNYDVFLLQGHGKRNWKIGQMCDSESPLLQHADLRILAEFHETEEWVLEPGDMLYLPPRLAHCGVAVDDCMTYSVGFRAPSAAEVLTHFTDFLSQFLTDEERYTDADAKPVSDDPHQIQHDALGRLKALLAEHMSDERLLLTWFGQYMTEPRYPELVVGPEEVEEEDFLNALEDGAILIRNPSARLAWSEVDDDLLLFASGQSRYLPGKLRELLKLICSADALHTDNLGDWLSDEDGRGLLCELVKQGSLGFADDE
- the aceA gene encoding isocitrate lyase, which gives rise to MALTREQQIAALEKDWAENPRWKGVTRNYSAADVVRLRGSVQPEHTFAKMGAEKLWNLVTQGAKPSFRPEKDFVNCMGALTGGQAVQQVKAGIQAIYLSGWQVAADNNSAESMYPDQSLYPVDSVPTVVKRINNSFRRADQIQWKAGKNPGDEGYIDYFAPIVADAEAGFGGVLNAYELMKSMIEAGAAGVHFEDQLASVKKCGHMGGKVLVPTQEAVQKLTAARLAADVAGVPTIILARTDANAADLLTSDCDPYDQPFVTGTRTQEGFYKVRAGLDQAIARGLAYAPYADLIWCETAKPDLDEARRFAEAIKKEYPDQILSYNCSPSFNWKKNLDDATIAKFQRELSAMGYKHQFITLAGIHNMWHSMFNLAHDYARNDMTAYVKLQEQEFADAAKGYTFVAHQQEVGTGYFDDMTTVIQGGTSSVTALTGSTEEEQFH
- a CDS encoding secretin N-terminal domain-containing protein; protein product: MSLRTLLTTLLLGCSFSVMAATEIVPLKYHTSADMLPVAQDFLGKDGQVSAYGNQLIVKAEPGKIEELKDLLSQLDTAPKRLLITVDTNENNGRGDEGYSVNGAQTRIISRSTASRDGGIQQIQASEGAPALIQVGQSVPITSSQTNSWGDYSSQTQYRNVTQGFYVTASVTGDTVHLAISTNRDRMSQERPDVVNVQSTDTTVTGRLGEWITLAGVNRETQADKQGLARSYSTQGRDDMTLRVKVDTLD
- the purB gene encoding adenylosuccinate lyase — its product is MQLSSLTAVSPVDGRYAGKTQALRPIFSEYGLIRARVLVEVRWLQRLAAHAGIPEVPAFSAEANAVLNELAENFSLEHAERVKEIERTTNHDVKAIEYLLKEQAAKLPELAKVSEFIHFACTSEDINNLSHALMLREGRDDVMLPLMRQTANAIRELALRFADVPMLSRTHGQPASPTTLGKELANVVYRLERQIAQVAAVPLLGKINGAVGNYNAHLSAYPQIDWEANARAFIEDELGLAFNPYTTQIEPHDYIAELFDAIARFNTILIDFDRDIWGYISLGYFKQRTIAGEIGSSTMPHKVNPIDFENSEGNLGIANALFQHLASKLPISRWQRDLTDSTVLRNLGVGFAHSVIAYEASLKGISKLELNAEKIAADLDACWEVLAEPIQTVMRRYNIENPYEKLKELTRGKGISPEALQTFIDGLDMPAAAKAELKQLTPANYIGNAVAQAKRI
- a CDS encoding GNAT family N-acetyltransferase; this translates as MNKIRVRVADWQKDNAEIRRIRETVFIAEQSVPPELEWDADDATAVHFLAFEGDFPIGTARLLPDGHVGRVSVLKDWRGLKVGDALMQAVIAEAEARGLKQQMLSAQVQATAFYERLGFNMVSEEFLEAGIPHVDMVRHSA